The following proteins come from a genomic window of Flavobacterium crocinum:
- a CDS encoding pectate lyase family protein, with product MIKKLISGAVLSMLLTTNGQAQSVQNTDKQIVKVDFDFFQRRLEEVHDPSYDSWVINEGKEAEKSFNNVSFKLKGNFTSKWYKVGMSAPFYNRLGSDGLVTSENLELKISGLKAGKHTLLTFHNAFDVITGKTFSPIKIYVNGKLQETVNASQRANAKIDASMAYITFNAEKGKDVIVRFEIDPTSNPDIIKQIVINGFEIDTPNLMNQARTPEPKNRDEHVEVGKTLTLKWDAVKNVASHKIYFGEDKNAVENATESSKEFKGKLTEKSYSVSDLYSGTTYYWRVDEVDNNGEVTLGNVWSFKPAQLAFPGAEGYGRYAVGGRGGKVIEVTNLNDDGPGSLRDAINQEIGPRTIVFNVSGNIKLASRLVANQPYITIAGQTAPGEGITISRAPIGLTGNDGVIRFLKVRIGGGTTFDGMGLTGADYSIIDHCSISWTIDESFSSRGAHHITLQRTLISEALNVAGHDKYPAGKMHGFAATIGGDIGSFHHNLLAHNQGRNWSIGGGLNGDGYYTGRLDITNNVVYNWGTRTTDGGANEVNFVNNYYKPGASTKIFVALNAQHEGVGKGMQRYYFDGNIMPGYFDEKSQDKGRKSTISNNEKVVYETFVDKPFFPSYVNTQSAKGAYKNVLSDVGANQPFFDKHDNRIIDETLKGTFTYKGSKSGLGGMIDNEQDAGGWPNFVSETRPADWDTDHDGLPNWWEKAFGLNENSASGDFSDANQDTDKDGFTQLDNYLDWLAQPHYFVNSGEKKTLTAADYFKGYENKPVYTFSDLKNGKVVLKGKEIQFTTVEKGFASFLLTVKDADGDSMSRTINFFVK from the coding sequence ATGATTAAGAAATTAATAAGTGGTGCTGTTTTGTCCATGCTTTTGACCACAAACGGACAAGCACAATCAGTTCAAAATACTGATAAACAAATTGTAAAAGTCGATTTTGACTTTTTTCAAAGAAGACTGGAAGAAGTCCATGATCCAAGTTATGATTCGTGGGTAATTAACGAAGGAAAAGAAGCCGAAAAATCATTTAATAATGTGTCATTTAAGTTAAAAGGAAACTTTACTTCAAAGTGGTACAAAGTTGGAATGAGCGCTCCATTTTACAATAGATTAGGAAGTGATGGTTTGGTTACGTCCGAAAATTTGGAATTGAAAATCAGCGGATTGAAAGCAGGAAAACATACACTTTTGACTTTTCATAACGCTTTTGATGTCATTACAGGAAAAACTTTTTCTCCAATTAAAATCTACGTAAACGGAAAACTTCAGGAAACCGTGAATGCAAGTCAGAGAGCCAATGCTAAAATTGATGCTTCGATGGCGTATATTACTTTTAATGCTGAAAAAGGAAAAGATGTAATCGTTCGTTTTGAAATTGATCCAACTTCAAACCCAGATATTATAAAACAGATTGTAATCAACGGTTTTGAAATTGATACGCCAAATTTAATGAATCAGGCCAGAACTCCTGAACCTAAAAACAGAGACGAACATGTTGAAGTGGGTAAAACTTTAACTCTAAAATGGGATGCTGTAAAAAACGTAGCATCGCATAAAATATATTTCGGTGAAGACAAAAATGCAGTAGAAAACGCAACTGAATCTTCAAAAGAATTTAAAGGAAAACTAACTGAGAAATCGTATTCAGTTTCTGATTTATATAGCGGAACAACATATTACTGGAGAGTAGATGAAGTGGATAATAATGGCGAAGTTACATTAGGAAATGTTTGGTCATTTAAACCTGCACAATTGGCGTTTCCAGGTGCAGAAGGCTACGGACGTTATGCAGTAGGAGGTCGTGGAGGAAAAGTGATTGAAGTAACCAATTTAAATGACGATGGTCCGGGAAGTTTACGCGATGCTATTAATCAGGAGATTGGTCCAAGAACGATTGTTTTTAATGTTTCAGGAAATATCAAATTGGCTTCGAGATTGGTTGCAAATCAGCCTTATATTACTATCGCTGGACAAACGGCTCCGGGAGAAGGAATTACGATTAGCAGAGCTCCAATTGGATTGACAGGAAATGATGGAGTAATTCGTTTCTTGAAAGTAAGAATTGGAGGCGGAACTACTTTTGACGGAATGGGATTAACGGGTGCAGATTACAGTATTATTGATCACTGTTCGATAAGCTGGACAATCGATGAATCTTTTAGTTCACGTGGTGCGCATCATATTACGTTACAACGAACTTTAATTTCAGAAGCTTTAAATGTTGCGGGACATGATAAATATCCTGCCGGAAAAATGCACGGTTTCGCCGCAACGATTGGCGGTGATATTGGAAGTTTTCACCATAATTTATTGGCACATAATCAAGGTCGTAACTGGAGTATTGGTGGAGGTTTAAACGGAGACGGTTACTATACGGGAAGACTGGATATTACAAACAATGTGGTTTACAACTGGGGAACCAGAACAACTGACGGTGGTGCGAATGAAGTAAATTTTGTAAACAATTATTATAAGCCAGGTGCTTCAACTAAAATATTTGTAGCTTTAAATGCACAGCACGAAGGTGTTGGAAAAGGAATGCAACGCTACTATTTTGACGGAAATATAATGCCGGGTTATTTTGACGAAAAATCTCAGGATAAAGGAAGAAAATCTACTATAAGCAATAATGAAAAAGTAGTATATGAAACTTTCGTTGATAAACCATTTTTTCCTTCATATGTAAATACACAATCAGCGAAAGGAGCGTATAAAAATGTGCTTTCGGATGTTGGGGCAAATCAGCCGTTTTTTGACAAACACGATAACCGAATCATCGACGAAACTTTAAAAGGAACCTTCACTTATAAAGGTAGCAAAAGCGGTTTAGGCGGAATGATTGATAACGAACAAGATGCAGGAGGATGGCCTAACTTTGTTTCAGAAACCCGCCCAGCTGATTGGGACACCGATCATGACGGTTTGCCAAACTGGTGGGAAAAAGCTTTTGGTTTAAATGAAAATTCGGCATCAGGAGATTTTTCAGATGCTAATCAAGATACAGACAAAGACGGATTCACGCAGTTGGATAATTATTTAGACTGGTTGGCGCAACCTCATTATTTTGTAAATTCGGGAGAAAAAAAGACTTTAACTGCTGCTGATTATTTCAAAGGTTATGAAAACAAACCTGTTTACACGTTCTCTGATCTTAAAAATGGAAAAGTGGTTTTAAAAGGAAAAGAAATTCAGTTTACAACTGTGGAAAAAGGATTTGCTTCTTTTCTCCTAACAGTAAAAGATGCAGACGGAGATTCAATGAGCAGAACCATTAATTTCTTTGTAAAATAA